One region of Oreochromis aureus strain Israel breed Guangdong linkage group 19, ZZ_aureus, whole genome shotgun sequence genomic DNA includes:
- the LOC116331034 gene encoding tumor necrosis factor alpha-induced protein 2-like, whose protein sequence is MSQMMDKSTENPGNDPVSTKSNGSIKSDEKTSTDGGINVGMMEKFRRSFRLSTQPLSPGLSAGSASTSTKSNQKKSRPLTRSNTEPSMPKFDNTVNRLKESIRWRQKKQVHTLPSEDLEEKEPRMPKFDNALRRMSGSFQWRWKREVDTLPSEDLKEEKVTPTFEEYLEMQAFCEATQQLIDREKHLFWETAEANKEAVEKLAADHKALEERVWQILQQSLSLSSEEASVSALKSAVKAINLEEEQDQLWKQRCRTPPAWRPSEWKKRHDEVLQKLVNGRMDNQSSPTGDQVNQSSIQADIQSMGRQLKKDLQWVVEKVKNCYPPEMDICNFYARQYHQTFSARLKKIADFVLDDKDCSFLLRWVKEFYPGILEKPELASNINTEALGNLLPNELLKPLEEQYLSKQQSDLMIYIDRVLDEAKKEWDQGKEPTRDDGCYASPVAYDVIQFINGIVTSAHITVRDPHKAQKITSNLTDFMQRYQNFHEDIIKQNKPHSKAFIKANLSCVEQFRDFLVDRNLFPEDVRENCLPVLTEMKQSAYTYLLTPVHKILKPHYKKVGTSDWLKKNTFEKLLNSTEEELQQLQGSSQSSYQELIGQLHQEVTEEYVRRLLKGEVKLKDSNQQQKAYETVKENAEKLHELFAKMGSKQDWLKEILTKIAEVLKLQDIPAIQMQIVSLGSAYPDLSEKHVSALLKLKANLSKADKKTIKTTVLDILTESHTNAETRTFFSKVEVMSRSFAFQNITD, encoded by the exons atgtcacaAATGATGGACAAGTCCACTGAGAACCCCGGCAATGACCCGGTGTCCACCAAGAGCAACGGATCCATCAAGAGCGATGAGAAGACGTCGACTGATGGTGGCATAAATGTGGGCATGATGGAGAAGTTTAGAAGGAGCTTCCGGCTTTCAACACAACCTCTGTCACCTG GTCTGAGTGCTGGTTCTGCATCCACCTCTACGAAGAGCAACCAGAAAAAATCCAGACCACTAACACGATCAAACACAG aacCCAGTATGCCAAAGTTTGATAATACAGTTAATAGACTGAAAGAATCCATTCGTTGGAGACAGAAAAAGCAAGTGCATACACTCCCCTCTGAAGACTTGGAGGAAAAAG aacCTCGTATGCCAAAGTTTGATAATGCATTAAGGAGAATGAGCGGATCTTTTCAATGGAGATGGAAAAGGGAAGTGGATACACTCCCCTCTGAAGACTTGAAGGAGGAAAAAG TGACTCCTACCTTTGAGGAATACCTTGAAATGCAAGCCTTTTGTGAGGCCACTCAGCAACTGATAGACAGGGAGAAACATCTGTTTTGGGAGACAGCTGAGGCTAACAAGGAAGCAGTAGAAAAGCTTGCTGCAGACCATAAAGCCCTTGAAGAGCGTGTATGGCAGATTCTGCAGCAGAGTCTTTCTCTCAGCAGTGAGGAAGCATCAGTGTCTGCTCTGAAGTCTGCAGTGAAAGCCATCAACCTTGAGGAAGAGCAGGACCAGCTGTGGAAACAAAGATGCCGGACGCCACCAGCCTGGAGGCCCAGTGAGTGGAAGAAGCGCCATGACGAAGTGCTTCAAAAATTAGTAAATGGGCGTATGGATAACCAATCAAGCCCCACTGGTGACCAGGTGAACCAGTCCTCGATCCAGGCAGACATCCAGTCCATGGGCAGGCAGCTGAAGAAGGACCTGCAGTGGGTGGTGGAGAAGGTGAAGAACTGCTACCCACCAGAGATGGACATCTGTAACTTTTATGCAAGACAGTACCATCAAACTTTTAGCGCAAGACTCAAAAAGATTGCAGACTTTGTTCTGGATGACAAGGACTGCAGTTTCCTCCTGCGATGGGTGAAGGAGTTTTATCCAGG AATCCTTGAAAAACCTGAGCTGGCCAGTAATATCAATACTGAAGCGCTGGGAAACCTGCTTCCTAACGAGTTACTGAAACCTCTGGAGGAGCAGTACCTCAGCAAACAACAG aGCGACCTGATGATTTATATTGACCGAGTATTGGATGAAGCAAAGAAAGAGTGGGATCAAGGAAAGGAGCCGACAAGAGATGATGGTTGCTACGCCAGTCCTGTGGCCTATGATGTCATCCAG TTTATCAACGGCATCGTGACATCAGCACATATAACTGTAAGAGACCCGCACAAGGCCCAGAAAATAACATCCAACCTGACAGACTTCATGCAGAG GTATCAAAATTTTCATGAAGACATCATTAAGCAAAACAAGCCGCACAGCAAAGCTTTCATAAAGGCAAACCTCAGCTGTGTCGAACAGTTCAG GGACTTCCTTGTGGACCGCAATCTGTTCCCAGAGGATGTGCGGGAAAACTGTTTGCCGGTCCTGACTGAGATGAAACAGTCTGCATACACTTATTTATTAACTCCTGTGCACAAGATCCTCAAA CCACACTACAAGAAGGTGGGAACCAGTGACTGGCTGAAGAAGAACACGTTTGAGAAGCTGCTGAATAGCACTGAAGAAGAGCTTCAACAACTTCAGGGTTCGAGTCAGTCCTCTTACCAG GAGCTGATTGGTCAGCTTCACCAGGAAGTGACAGAAGAATATGTCCGGAGGCTCCTAAAAGGAGAGGTCAAACTGAAGGACAGCAATCAGCAGCAGAAGGCTTACGAGACTGtgaaagaaaatgcagagaaaCTGCACGAGCTGTTTGCCAAAATG GGATCCAAACAAGACTGGTTAAAGGAAATCCTGACCAAGATCGCAGAAGTGCTAAAACTCCAAGATATTCCTGCCATACAGATGCAAATCGTTTCACTAGGATCTGCTTATCCCGACCTCAG TGAAAAACATGTCTCGGCTCTGCTCAAACTCAAAGCAAACCTCTCCAAAGCCGACAAGAAAACTATCAAAACCACAGTGCTGGACATACTGACAGAGAGCCATACTAATGCTGAAACCCGGACGTTTTTCTCCAAAGTTGAAGTGATGAGCCGTTCATTTGCTTTTCAGAATATCACTGACTGA